From one Terriglobia bacterium genomic stretch:
- a CDS encoding FG-GAP-like repeat-containing protein yields MSNGRKLAFLLLVLGIGTLAVLAAAVTISNASFETATLSINSGSGPYSNVIVGSTVAATAGTLANWTANSTTTGAAAGGLAPTIGSANWTSKWWTGTNIAYLQINAAGTVSLSQTLSDTLQNNTTYTLSANIGKRGSGLPLNYSLQLWAGSTQLSSTGGLPLGNNSSGTDSLVYNSGPANAAAGQPLKIVLSTTWVSSVTEAFFDDVSLIAVPTLSSVTTLVSSPSAAAQLGQTVTLTAAVSPASATGTVTFYDGETVLGVATLAGGQASLSTSLLRSGQRSLQAYYSGQVAITASRSTPLPFTISAAAVGGFTSSVANATAGGTSDLAMGDFNGDGKADLAVIQYPVSKVSILLGAGNGTFASHVDYDAGSGPSGIATGDFNGDGKTDLAIAATDAASLRILFGSGTGTFGSPATYSLGSGSSPQSVAVGDFNLDGKSDIVVENLYSTVTVFIGKGDGTFQTGVAYGTGSTGPVSRSVAIGDFNSDGIPDLAAANGTAGTIGILLGNGNGSFQTAIPVNAGNPNHLVIADMNGDGKEDVIATSQSAPNAVGILLSNGNGTFQPYQSYNTNQGGSGTRGLSIADFNGDGRPDIVAANWTSNIASVMVNNGAGALATLTDVTVGSGLSDVISGDFNGDGLPDLAAAAGSAVSIALGTTHPAADLIPRNITLSASAVAPAGFVTVSWTLANIGTAAASAASTTVVRINQSVSSPAGTDLASFPTPALAAGASVTQSATVAAPTFPATFYVWVIADRFGVANQFTLNDAQALPLTVTLDAPILNMSQSLVALGLGSQNLVPNNPALDARPLIQNAINYAGSHTVGVLTLDPGAYYLKSDTQSNATLIFGKNNKNLTMDLAGSTLYFPGPAIPVSGIALFDSDNVTLTNFKIDFVNRPQAHVQLTSVNPQTRVLSYQTIPGFADPSTFNGLGAPLVWAVPFRNGHIVPGTARMKITMPISGNQIALTQDGTPWTQSATLSMLQAGDTIVVAPFCCGPPIEAFSGNAITISNVTIYGAPANAVHFDFATNSTVDNVRIVPTPGTGLIGSNADGIDLGVGQNNHLKNSYVTGTLDDAITAAGGLVGTVVSKTGARQLTITRSGFSRFPNGTLVDFVDPVTTLESPGPTIISQVPADPPNPGFNESVQLTFDQDLPANLPAGIFLTFGGPTMRGQGSTIEDNLVEDIYTGRGIWVTGGRGITITRNVIRRTSMSGIDIRQDTQAYPSPPDHDITISNNAVEGALGPGEVGTGSQDALGAILVTSTNNQNFGFATSASNNNINVLNNYVADSGRSGIWIGEVNGGTLQNNLVIRWNQHPEFAVYGIPAEFTQQVIDDRAVPVVIHYSNGVVETGDVTGSTSTIAAPVTMTPASLSLNGGSLSGSFQLQTAVNGFGWKAVSDAAWLTITSATTGAGTTTVQYSTAANSTGTSRTAHITIAGEVFTITQDAFKRVRGQITSQ; encoded by the coding sequence ATGTCTAACGGTCGCAAGCTGGCTTTTTTACTTCTGGTCCTGGGAATCGGGACACTGGCTGTCCTGGCGGCAGCGGTGACGATTTCCAATGCGTCGTTCGAAACAGCAACGTTATCGATTAACAGCGGCAGCGGGCCATATTCCAATGTGATCGTGGGCTCAACGGTTGCTGCAACCGCCGGAACGCTTGCGAACTGGACTGCAAACTCCACCACAACCGGTGCCGCGGCGGGAGGGTTGGCTCCCACAATCGGGAGTGCCAATTGGACCTCGAAATGGTGGACCGGCACCAATATTGCCTACTTGCAGATAAATGCGGCGGGGACTGTTTCGCTGTCTCAGACGCTGTCCGATACGCTTCAAAACAACACGACCTATACACTGTCGGCCAATATAGGCAAGCGTGGCTCGGGACTACCCTTGAACTATTCCTTGCAGTTGTGGGCGGGTTCCACGCAGCTTTCGTCGACAGGTGGCCTTCCCCTCGGCAACAACAGCTCCGGCACGGACAGCTTGGTCTATAACAGTGGACCGGCCAATGCTGCGGCTGGACAGCCGCTGAAGATCGTTCTTTCAACAACCTGGGTTTCAAGCGTAACGGAAGCGTTTTTCGACGATGTTTCCCTGATTGCCGTGCCGACCTTGAGTTCGGTCACTACTTTGGTCAGTTCTCCTTCAGCGGCGGCACAACTCGGCCAGACAGTCACGTTGACTGCGGCAGTCAGCCCAGCTTCGGCCACAGGAACGGTGACGTTCTATGACGGCGAAACGGTGCTTGGAGTCGCAACGCTTGCCGGCGGTCAGGCATCGCTTTCCACTTCGCTGCTGCGTTCCGGCCAGCGATCGCTGCAAGCCTATTATTCCGGACAGGTTGCAATAACGGCAAGCCGCTCGACACCGTTGCCGTTCACTATCAGTGCGGCGGCGGTCGGTGGTTTTACTTCTTCAGTGGCGAATGCGACTGCTGGCGGAACGTCCGACCTGGCGATGGGTGACTTCAATGGAGACGGCAAAGCGGACCTGGCCGTGATCCAGTACCCCGTAAGTAAGGTCAGTATTCTTCTCGGGGCAGGCAACGGAACCTTTGCGAGCCATGTGGACTATGACGCCGGCAGCGGGCCTTCTGGCATTGCGACGGGAGACTTTAATGGCGACGGCAAAACGGACCTGGCCATCGCCGCCACCGATGCGGCATCGCTGCGAATACTTTTTGGATCCGGAACGGGAACATTCGGTTCACCTGCCACTTATTCGCTCGGTTCAGGTTCAAGTCCCCAAAGCGTCGCGGTGGGAGACTTCAATCTCGATGGCAAATCGGACATCGTCGTGGAGAATCTCTACAGTACGGTGACGGTCTTTATCGGAAAAGGCGACGGAACGTTTCAGACGGGAGTCGCTTATGGGACAGGCAGCACCGGTCCGGTAAGCCGCAGTGTGGCCATCGGAGATTTCAATAGTGATGGTATTCCCGACCTCGCGGCGGCCAACGGTACCGCCGGGACAATCGGAATCTTGTTGGGAAACGGGAATGGCTCTTTTCAGACTGCCATCCCTGTGAATGCCGGTAATCCGAACCATCTCGTAATCGCCGACATGAACGGCGACGGGAAAGAAGATGTGATCGCCACAAGCCAGAGTGCCCCAAATGCCGTTGGTATTTTGTTGAGCAACGGCAATGGCACGTTCCAGCCATATCAGTCGTACAACACCAACCAGGGTGGGAGTGGTACACGCGGTTTGAGTATCGCAGATTTCAACGGCGACGGCCGGCCGGATATTGTAGCCGCGAATTGGACGTCCAACATCGCCAGCGTGATGGTCAACAACGGCGCCGGCGCGCTTGCAACCCTGACGGATGTTACAGTGGGATCGGGGTTGTCGGATGTTATTTCCGGCGATTTCAACGGCGACGGACTGCCCGATCTTGCTGCCGCTGCCGGGTCCGCTGTCAGCATTGCCCTTGGGACGACGCATCCAGCCGCTGACCTTATCCCCCGGAACATCACGTTGAGCGCATCGGCGGTTGCGCCGGCCGGCTTCGTTACCGTTAGTTGGACCTTGGCGAATATCGGAACTGCCGCCGCGAGTGCGGCAAGCACAACGGTGGTGCGAATCAATCAATCGGTGTCGTCGCCGGCCGGAACGGATCTTGCGAGTTTTCCCACGCCGGCCCTGGCGGCCGGGGCGTCGGTGACTCAAAGTGCCACTGTGGCGGCGCCGACGTTTCCTGCCACCTTCTACGTCTGGGTGATCGCGGACAGGTTCGGCGTCGCGAATCAATTTACATTGAACGATGCTCAGGCGCTGCCCCTGACTGTCACCCTCGACGCTCCCATACTGAACATGAGCCAATCCCTTGTCGCTTTGGGACTCGGAAGTCAAAACCTCGTTCCGAATAATCCAGCTCTCGACGCAAGGCCTCTAATCCAGAATGCGATCAACTACGCCGGATCTCACACCGTAGGCGTGCTGACGTTGGACCCGGGCGCCTACTATTTGAAGTCGGACACGCAGTCCAACGCGACTCTCATTTTCGGCAAAAATAATAAGAATTTGACGATGGATCTTGCCGGGTCCACGTTGTACTTTCCCGGGCCGGCGATACCGGTCAGCGGCATTGCATTGTTTGACAGCGACAATGTGACGCTCACCAATTTCAAGATCGACTTTGTCAACCGACCGCAGGCCCATGTCCAATTGACATCCGTGAACCCACAGACACGGGTTTTGTCCTATCAAACCATCCCCGGCTTTGCGGATCCGTCAACATTCAACGGTCTTGGCGCGCCGCTTGTTTGGGCTGTCCCGTTCCGAAACGGGCACATCGTTCCAGGAACGGCTCGAATGAAGATCACGATGCCGATCTCCGGAAATCAGATCGCGTTAACCCAGGATGGAACGCCGTGGACACAAAGCGCCACGCTTTCCATGCTCCAGGCGGGCGACACGATCGTGGTCGCTCCTTTCTGTTGCGGCCCCCCGATTGAGGCGTTCTCGGGCAATGCGATAACGATCTCGAATGTCACGATCTACGGGGCTCCGGCTAACGCCGTTCACTTTGATTTCGCGACAAATTCCACCGTGGACAACGTTCGCATCGTGCCCACACCGGGAACCGGGCTCATCGGCTCGAATGCCGACGGCATCGATCTCGGGGTTGGTCAAAACAATCACCTTAAGAACAGCTACGTGACCGGCACGCTCGACGACGCCATAACAGCGGCCGGTGGCCTTGTGGGGACCGTCGTCAGCAAGACCGGTGCACGACAGCTTACGATCACGCGGAGCGGTTTCTCCCGGTTTCCGAATGGCACGCTCGTGGACTTTGTCGATCCTGTCACAACACTCGAATCGCCGGGGCCGACCATCATTTCGCAAGTGCCTGCCGATCCCCCGAACCCCGGTTTCAACGAGTCAGTTCAACTGACGTTTGATCAAGACCTGCCTGCGAATCTTCCAGCAGGAATCTTCCTGACCTTCGGTGGCCCAACAATGCGGGGACAGGGTTCCACAATTGAGGACAACCTGGTTGAAGATATCTATACGGGGCGGGGCATATGGGTCACCGGCGGTCGAGGGATAACGATCACCCGAAACGTTATTCGCAGGACCAGTATGTCCGGAATCGATATTAGACAGGATACGCAGGCCTATCCCAGTCCGCCAGACCATGACATCACGATCAGCAATAATGCAGTCGAGGGCGCGCTTGGCCCCGGCGAAGTGGGAACCGGTAGTCAGGACGCATTGGGCGCCATACTCGTTACGTCCACCAACAATCAGAATTTTGGTTTCGCTACCTCAGCTTCCAATAACAATATCAATGTCCTCAATAATTACGTCGCCGATTCCGGCCGCTCCGGTATCTGGATTGGCGAAGTGAATGGCGGGACTCTGCAAAACAACCTGGTCATCCGCTGGAATCAACATCCGGAATTTGCGGTCTACGGGATCCCGG